The Spirosoma foliorum genome has a window encoding:
- a CDS encoding response regulator, producing the protein MNQNRRISFMVALGLLITILIGLNARQTIYRLIGVNNWVVHTYQVLNKTQRMLALLTTMDNDLRGYLLSNNLYFKADFEKNSREMSQLLKRVQSLTSDNPIQTKRLQSLNALFHTKLVRSHSLFKTGVIKQGKAHLDSIDYFLTISSQFYQVLKATESYENVLLETRVAQSERSASYATLSNLVGAIAALVMILWAIYVLYQSLQKSNRLNQKLAESEQQTKKLLDAVPVSVVIVQQDGQFYYANQAARKLMNNGRETGEDTVMIAPGELFRFPDGEPYPLEQRPTYRALQGEATQVDDLELRVNGNVIQLLSTASPVYDIEGNLRYVITSSIDISERVKSQKHLQEAKKLAEKAAKIKEDFLANMSHEIRTPLNAMLGFSELLEGTVLNQDQQEFIGLIRTAGKNLLTIVNDILDISKLEAGMIKLESIPFSIPMLTGSIWSMCQASATDKGLQLIVKADPELPPVLLGDPTRLTQILLNLLNNAIKFTKQGSVTLHVELGRQASTESVRARFIVQDTGIGIAPTVLPTIFDRFQQAEDFTTRYYGGTGLGLSIVKALVELQGGSVAVTSTPGEGSQFIVEIPYLIAKEQMSVNPQPVSTTTPIGENVRVLVVEDNLMNQKLALQVLKRLGYEAQVAGDGQQALDLLKENTVDIILMDLQMPVMDGYETTRQIRSRLNSAVPIIAMTAHALPSEQEECLKVGMNDFLPKPFQLHELQTLLRNYLFTKVPISTTSSGYKPTSLSNTNFSVEPLLQAVGNDRKLALDLLEIYLEETPPTIDQLQLALHEQDIAEIKRIIHTQQVHTKMLGLSEATRLILATEAQVRTEKGMMSITPLVEDYIKEVNAVLPQIRQYVQTAGHAAD; encoded by the coding sequence ATGAATCAGAACCGACGTATCTCCTTTATGGTAGCTCTAGGTTTGCTCATTACTATACTAATTGGTCTTAATGCTCGCCAGACCATCTATCGATTAATTGGGGTGAATAATTGGGTAGTGCATACCTATCAGGTACTCAATAAAACCCAGCGGATGCTCGCTCTGCTAACCACCATGGATAATGATTTACGCGGGTATTTACTAAGCAATAATCTCTATTTCAAAGCAGACTTTGAGAAGAATAGTCGTGAAATGAGCCAGCTGCTTAAACGCGTTCAGTCGTTGACAAGCGATAACCCCATTCAAACCAAACGGCTTCAATCTCTGAATGCACTTTTCCACACCAAGCTGGTTCGCAGTCATTCTTTATTTAAAACCGGCGTTATTAAACAAGGAAAGGCTCACCTGGATTCAATCGACTATTTTTTAACTATCAGTAGCCAGTTCTATCAGGTACTCAAAGCCACAGAGAGTTACGAAAATGTATTACTTGAAACCCGGGTTGCTCAGAGTGAACGATCCGCTTCTTATGCCACGCTCAGTAACCTGGTGGGGGCTATTGCGGCTTTAGTGATGATCTTGTGGGCTATTTATGTCCTGTACCAATCCTTACAAAAAAGCAATCGACTGAATCAAAAACTGGCCGAAAGCGAACAACAAACTAAAAAATTGCTTGACGCGGTACCCGTTTCGGTGGTCATTGTTCAGCAGGATGGCCAGTTCTATTATGCCAATCAGGCAGCCAGGAAGTTAATGAATAATGGCAGGGAGACTGGTGAGGATACAGTTATGATCGCTCCTGGTGAACTTTTTCGATTTCCTGACGGGGAGCCTTACCCGCTTGAGCAAAGACCGACTTACCGGGCTTTACAGGGGGAAGCTACCCAGGTGGATGATCTGGAACTTCGGGTGAACGGGAACGTGATTCAACTGCTAAGTACGGCTTCCCCCGTCTATGACATCGAAGGCAACTTACGATATGTCATTACATCGAGCATCGACATTAGTGAGCGTGTCAAATCGCAAAAGCATTTACAGGAAGCCAAAAAGCTAGCGGAAAAAGCGGCCAAGATCAAAGAGGATTTTTTAGCCAATATGAGTCATGAAATTCGGACACCCCTGAATGCGATGCTTGGTTTTTCTGAGTTACTGGAGGGCACCGTTCTGAATCAGGACCAGCAGGAATTTATCGGCCTGATCCGAACGGCGGGAAAGAATCTGTTGACCATTGTTAATGACATTCTGGATATATCCAAGCTGGAAGCCGGCATGATCAAGTTGGAATCAATTCCCTTCAGCATTCCCATGCTTACGGGCTCAATCTGGTCAATGTGTCAAGCTTCCGCTACCGACAAGGGTTTACAATTGATTGTCAAAGCCGATCCAGAACTGCCACCTGTATTACTGGGTGATCCAACCCGGTTAACCCAAATTTTACTGAACCTGCTTAACAATGCCATCAAGTTTACCAAACAAGGGAGCGTCACCTTGCACGTTGAACTAGGAAGACAGGCAAGTACTGAATCTGTACGGGCCCGGTTTATAGTACAGGATACTGGTATTGGCATTGCCCCGACGGTCTTACCAACTATTTTTGATCGCTTTCAACAAGCGGAAGATTTTACGACTCGCTACTATGGGGGAACAGGGCTTGGTCTCAGTATCGTCAAAGCACTGGTTGAACTACAGGGCGGTTCAGTGGCGGTAACCAGTACCCCCGGTGAAGGTTCCCAGTTTATCGTCGAGATACCTTACCTAATTGCCAAAGAACAAATGAGTGTCAATCCGCAGCCGGTTTCGACAACTACACCTATTGGCGAAAATGTACGTGTTCTAGTGGTCGAGGATAATTTGATGAATCAAAAACTAGCCCTTCAGGTGCTCAAGCGATTAGGGTATGAGGCACAGGTTGCCGGAGACGGTCAACAAGCACTAGACTTACTGAAGGAAAACACAGTTGATATCATCTTGATGGATCTACAGATGCCGGTTATGGATGGCTACGAGACGACTCGCCAGATTCGATCAAGGCTGAACAGTGCCGTGCCAATCATTGCGATGACTGCCCACGCCCTGCCCAGTGAACAAGAAGAATGCCTTAAAGTAGGTATGAATGATTTTCTGCCCAAGCCCTTTCAACTTCATGAGCTCCAGACTTTACTGCGTAACTATCTATTTACTAAGGTTCCGATCAGCACTACTTCTTCTGGATACAAACCCACCTCCCTATCCAACACGAACTTCTCTGTTGAGCCGCTTCTACAAGCGGTAGGCAATGATCGAAAGTTAGCCCTTGATTTATTGGAGATTTATTTAGAGGAGACTCCACCAACTATTGACCAACTTCAGCTGGCGCTCCATGAGCAGGATATAGCTGAAATAAAGCGAATTATTCACACCCAGCAAGTGCATACAAAAATGCTCGGCCTGAGCGAAGCGACTCGCTTAATTCTGGCGACGGAAGCTCAGGTTAGAACAGAGAAAGGTATGATGAGTATCACTCCGCTGGTTGAAGACTATATCAAAGAAGTGAATGCGGTACTCCCCCAAATTCGCCAGTATGTACAAACAGCTGGCCATGCTGCTGATTAG
- a CDS encoding DUF6088 family protein has product MKIDELKSHLKKGEVYRRVDLAKWSKSIDRHLDQLVADGTLQKLAPGMYYVPKETVFGQTPPNEEILVRRFLNDDRFLLTSPNSYNSLGVGTTQLYNKRIVYNHKRHGEFKLGNRNFSFRKKPHFPKKATQEFLLVDLLNNLNTLAEDQNHVLKNVFTKALTMDTNKLKQAVSEYGHVKTKKLLEPFIQTGEQSHYAH; this is encoded by the coding sequence ATGAAAATAGACGAACTCAAAAGCCACCTCAAAAAGGGTGAAGTCTATCGGAGAGTCGATTTGGCCAAATGGTCAAAGTCGATTGATCGTCATTTAGATCAGCTTGTTGCCGACGGAACGCTACAAAAACTAGCCCCAGGAATGTATTACGTGCCGAAAGAAACCGTTTTTGGACAAACACCACCCAACGAAGAAATCCTGGTGCGTCGGTTTTTAAATGATGACCGTTTCCTGTTAACCTCTCCCAACAGCTATAATAGCTTGGGAGTCGGGACCACACAGCTTTATAATAAACGGATTGTCTACAACCATAAGCGTCATGGCGAGTTCAAACTCGGCAATCGAAACTTTTCGTTCCGTAAAAAACCGCACTTCCCTAAAAAAGCCACCCAGGAGTTTCTATTAGTGGACCTACTCAATAATCTGAACACACTGGCCGAGGATCAAAATCATGTGTTAAAAAACGTATTTACAAAGGCCTTAACAATGGATACCAACAAGCTGAAACAAGCGGTTTCAGAATACGGCCATGTGAAAACCAAGAAATTATTGGAACCCTTTATCCAAACTGGCGAACAATCCCACTATGCCCACTAG
- a CDS encoding nucleotidyl transferase AbiEii/AbiGii toxin family protein — protein MPTSYLHERRDFLDLLRILEEETGIQAGLIEKDYWIMHALYGLKKQQFDFELKGGTSLSKGYKIIDRFSEDIDIHIQAPAALGVNENPKNTKKQAVEGRKAFYDWLAATIKIEGILSAERDTNFDDTEHYRSGGIRLIYKSQTETIDGVKEGILLEAGFDTVRPNQALTISSWAFDKAIANPKISIIDNRAADILCYHPGYTFVEKLQTIATKFRQEQQGGEVRVNFMRQYYDVAQLLDNEQVLAFIGTDAYEQHKQARFPKADLAVPIAENEAFLLNDPAIRATFKSRYEGTSSLYYNGQPAFLAILAKIQGYLHKL, from the coding sequence ATGCCCACTAGTTATCTGCACGAACGCAGGGATTTTCTAGATTTACTGCGTATCCTTGAAGAGGAAACAGGTATTCAAGCCGGTTTGATCGAAAAGGATTATTGGATCATGCATGCCCTGTATGGGCTAAAAAAACAGCAATTCGACTTCGAGTTAAAAGGTGGAACATCCCTGTCGAAAGGCTATAAGATCATCGACCGTTTTTCCGAAGATATTGACATCCATATCCAAGCTCCGGCTGCACTTGGGGTTAATGAAAACCCGAAGAACACCAAAAAACAGGCTGTAGAAGGCCGAAAAGCATTTTACGACTGGCTGGCCGCGACCATAAAAATAGAGGGCATTCTATCCGCCGAACGAGATACCAATTTTGATGACACAGAACATTATCGCAGTGGCGGTATACGATTAATATACAAAAGCCAAACCGAAACGATTGACGGCGTTAAAGAGGGGATATTGCTCGAAGCTGGATTTGACACCGTTCGTCCCAATCAAGCTCTAACGATTTCATCTTGGGCATTCGACAAAGCGATTGCGAATCCCAAAATCAGTATCATCGACAATCGAGCCGCAGATATCCTTTGTTATCACCCTGGCTACACGTTCGTCGAAAAACTGCAAACTATTGCGACGAAGTTTCGCCAGGAGCAGCAGGGCGGAGAAGTTCGTGTTAATTTTATGAGGCAATATTATGACGTTGCCCAATTATTAGACAATGAACAAGTCCTCGCCTTTATTGGCACTGACGCCTACGAGCAACACAAACAAGCCAGATTTCCGAAAGCAGACTTGGCTGTTCCAATAGCCGAAAACGAGGCTTTTTTATTGAATGATCCTGCCATCAGAGCAACGTTTAAAAGTCGCTATGAAGGCACATCATCACTCTATTATAATGGCCAGCCAGCGTTTTTAGCTATTCTGGCCAAAATTCAGGGTTATCTACACAAGCTGTAA
- a CDS encoding radical SAM/SPASM domain-containing protein, which translates to MKTFVPIKSPQLLLRAIDDQHAFAVNCAYPNSLRILSRVQSDILAVIDNQTSVAALSEKFGIAADVVEEFLSLLARTEIIRFDQQFSTPRKPHSPKSLNFWIHTTNRCNLTCSYCYISTLNTTSGMSDTTRQQLLNKMVETVHKRDLKSIKLRLAGGEPLSQFKAWKTFIPQAKRTLQNIGCQLECSFITNLTILTDEIMAFSKEHGISYGISLDGLDVDHDSTRTFKSGAGSFNIIDRNLRTLLDHHIPVSTNTVVTNNNLTGLPRLTRYLIDLDVPFRYSIVKGEAIDSELLDKYLSESYRLMKVAIGQGWRFSHRHQFCDLKPSELGFQTCASGFSGGAIYVDGTVNYCHVHFGDATQLSYSLFDTDMDLVDMIQQGNHYEDMKSQDCQSCRYRSVCTSGCPVYRVNGKDPQCSLYHRFIPLIYELQARERLKLLQDYRMIV; encoded by the coding sequence ATGAAGACATTCGTACCGATCAAGTCGCCACAACTGCTGCTTAGAGCTATTGACGATCAACATGCCTTTGCCGTCAACTGTGCTTACCCGAATTCGCTACGGATTCTCAGTCGGGTGCAATCTGACATTCTAGCGGTTATTGACAATCAAACCTCGGTAGCAGCCCTGAGCGAGAAATTCGGTATTGCAGCTGATGTGGTTGAGGAGTTTTTAAGCCTGTTGGCTCGAACCGAAATTATCCGGTTTGACCAGCAGTTTAGTACACCCCGAAAACCACATAGCCCTAAGTCGCTCAACTTCTGGATTCACACCACCAATCGGTGCAATCTGACTTGTAGCTACTGTTACATCTCAACGCTCAATACCACGTCGGGCATGTCGGATACGACCCGTCAACAGTTGTTGAACAAGATGGTGGAGACGGTTCACAAACGGGATCTCAAGTCTATCAAATTGCGCTTGGCCGGAGGAGAGCCCCTCAGCCAGTTCAAAGCTTGGAAAACCTTTATTCCACAGGCCAAAAGAACCTTGCAGAACATTGGTTGTCAGTTGGAGTGTTCGTTTATTACCAACCTGACCATTTTAACCGACGAGATAATGGCCTTCTCAAAGGAACACGGTATCAGCTACGGGATTTCGCTGGATGGATTAGATGTGGATCATGACAGCACTCGCACGTTCAAATCGGGCGCAGGGAGTTTTAACATCATTGATCGGAATCTAAGAACGTTGCTGGATCATCACATTCCGGTATCGACCAATACGGTGGTGACCAACAACAACCTGACGGGATTGCCGCGTCTAACGCGTTACTTAATCGACCTGGACGTTCCGTTTCGTTATTCGATTGTCAAAGGTGAAGCCATTGACTCAGAATTGCTGGACAAATACCTCTCAGAATCCTATAGGTTGATGAAAGTGGCTATCGGGCAGGGCTGGCGTTTTTCTCACCGTCATCAATTCTGCGATCTCAAGCCGAGTGAGTTAGGCTTTCAAACCTGCGCATCGGGTTTTTCGGGTGGAGCGATCTATGTGGATGGCACGGTCAATTATTGCCATGTCCATTTTGGCGATGCCACTCAGCTTTCCTACAGCCTCTTCGACACGGATATGGATTTGGTGGATATGATCCAGCAGGGCAACCATTATGAAGATATGAAGTCCCAAGATTGCCAGTCCTGTCGTTACCGGTCAGTTTGCACCAGTGGCTGTCCGGTGTATCGGGTAAATGGTAAAGACCCACAATGCAGCTTGTACCACCGCTTTATTCCCCTGATTTATGAATTACAGGCACGAGAGCGATTGAAATTATTGCAGGATTATAGAATGATAGTCTAA
- a CDS encoding recombinase family protein, translating into MKQAIAYYRVSTRRQGRSGLGLEAQQVAVASYCRLNGYELVDEVVEVKSTRKQQNGLFEAMERCRFNKATLMVARLDRLGRDVEKIARLVKSDVDIVVTDNPHANRFTIHIIAAVDEEQRQRISETTKAALAAARKRGVILGKQGKIQAKRNKKAADDFAHQLLPVLKSLKKLGITTVRAMAQALNNQGIPTFRGDSQWHPSTICELQKRLKPKQPTTMKTRPVMIASNENNILFDDRSLLEAAFGERVLKVSSANANCDCISYSSTADDEDIRTDQVATTAA; encoded by the coding sequence ATGAAACAGGCGATTGCTTACTACCGCGTTTCCACTCGCCGACAAGGGCGAAGTGGATTAGGGCTCGAAGCGCAACAGGTAGCCGTGGCCAGTTATTGTCGGCTCAATGGGTATGAGCTTGTCGATGAGGTGGTTGAAGTGAAATCAACGCGCAAACAACAGAATGGCCTTTTTGAGGCTATGGAGCGGTGTCGATTCAACAAAGCCACACTCATGGTCGCCCGATTGGATCGGCTAGGACGTGATGTTGAGAAAATTGCGCGACTGGTTAAATCGGATGTGGACATTGTGGTAACCGATAATCCACACGCCAACCGGTTTACCATTCATATTATAGCCGCTGTGGATGAAGAGCAACGACAGCGCATTAGTGAAACCACTAAAGCGGCTCTGGCAGCGGCTCGAAAACGAGGAGTTATTTTGGGTAAACAGGGGAAAATACAGGCCAAGCGGAATAAAAAAGCGGCTGATGACTTTGCCCACCAGCTTTTACCAGTACTCAAATCCTTGAAGAAACTGGGCATCACTACCGTACGAGCCATGGCCCAGGCACTCAACAATCAAGGCATCCCGACGTTTCGGGGGGATAGCCAATGGCACCCCAGTACGATTTGTGAATTACAGAAACGATTAAAACCAAAACAACCAACAACAATGAAAACACGACCTGTAATGATTGCATCGAATGAAAATAACATTCTCTTTGATGATCGCTCACTGCTGGAAGCAGCATTTGGCGAAAGGGTCTTAAAGGTATCTTCCGCCAATGCCAATTGCGATTGTATCAGCTATTCTTCAACCGCAGACGATGAAGACATTCGTACCGATCAAGTCGCCACAACTGCTGCTTAG
- the cas2 gene encoding CRISPR-associated endonuclease Cas2 yields the protein MPFCIAVYDVKQKRVGKMLKLFRRYLTWVQNSVFEGDLTVGQLKQLQLEADALLQDNDGVVFYQFRDERYVERIALGTDEVNRTRFL from the coding sequence ATGCCGTTTTGTATTGCCGTTTATGATGTGAAGCAGAAGCGAGTGGGTAAAATGCTCAAATTATTCCGGCGTTACCTAACATGGGTGCAGAATTCCGTCTTTGAAGGTGACCTAACCGTTGGTCAGTTAAAGCAATTACAATTGGAAGCGGATGCGCTTTTGCAGGACAATGACGGCGTGGTGTTTTATCAGTTTCGCGACGAACGCTATGTCGAACGTATTGCCCTCGGTACTGATGAGGTAAACCGAACGCGGTTTTTATAA
- the cas1b gene encoding type I-B CRISPR-associated endonuclease Cas1b: protein MKRPHYLFSSGRLRRQHNTLCLERTTGERLPDDAPDDEGLPSAEADGARSPFPVEAVDSLYLFGEIDINSKLVTFLGQQGIPTFFYDYYGNYTATLFPREGQLSGRLRVDQARHYLSAKRRLVLARAFVEAALFNIERVIKYYQPRLAGEKQAAVQATLLELKKDRDALPLTVDIPTLMAVEGRIRDRYYRLWPHFLGPEVAARFPFNKRERRPPSNELNALISFGNSLCYSTVLRQIYRTALDPTIAYLHEPGDRRFSLALDLAEVFKPLLVDRMIFRLLKTGELNPRHFEKYLGGCYLTEAGRKIVVSHWDERLSQTVQHRTMNKKVSYERLIRHECYKLVRHLCDPVGDPYQGFHMWW, encoded by the coding sequence ATGAAACGACCACACTACCTTTTTTCAAGCGGCCGATTGCGTCGCCAGCACAATACCCTATGCCTAGAGCGCACAACGGGCGAGCGATTGCCTGATGATGCCCCCGACGACGAGGGATTGCCTTCCGCCGAGGCCGACGGTGCCCGATCCCCGTTTCCCGTCGAAGCCGTCGACAGTCTGTACCTGTTCGGCGAAATCGACATCAACAGCAAACTCGTCACGTTCCTAGGGCAGCAGGGTATTCCGACGTTTTTCTACGACTACTATGGCAATTATACGGCCACGCTGTTCCCTCGGGAGGGGCAGTTGTCGGGGCGGTTGCGCGTTGATCAGGCCCGGCATTATCTGAGTGCGAAACGGCGGCTGGTATTGGCCCGCGCCTTTGTAGAAGCGGCTCTGTTCAACATTGAGCGCGTTATCAAATACTACCAACCTCGGTTAGCAGGGGAGAAGCAAGCAGCCGTGCAAGCTACCTTACTGGAACTGAAAAAAGACCGAGATGCCCTACCGCTGACGGTTGATATTCCCACGCTAATGGCGGTTGAAGGGCGTATTCGGGATCGGTACTATCGACTTTGGCCCCACTTTCTGGGGCCGGAAGTAGCGGCCCGGTTTCCCTTCAACAAACGTGAACGACGACCACCTTCGAATGAGTTGAACGCCCTGATTTCGTTTGGCAACTCGCTCTGCTATTCGACCGTACTGCGGCAGATTTACCGGACAGCTCTCGATCCGACCATTGCCTACCTGCATGAACCTGGCGACCGACGATTCTCGTTGGCCTTAGACTTGGCTGAAGTCTTTAAACCCCTGCTGGTGGATCGGATGATTTTTCGGCTCCTAAAAACGGGCGAGCTGAATCCACGGCATTTTGAGAAATACCTGGGCGGCTGTTATTTAACCGAGGCCGGACGTAAAATTGTGGTTAGCCATTGGGATGAGCGCCTAAGCCAGACCGTCCAGCACCGCACCATGAACAAGAAAGTATCCTACGAGCGGCTGATTCGCCACGAGTGCTACAAACTTGTGCGTCACTTGTGCGATCCGGTCGGCGATCCATATCAGGGTTTTCATATGTGGTGGTAA
- the cas4 gene encoding CRISPR-associated protein Cas4 — protein MTTLNPRIGGMLVGYYRLCPRKAWLSMRGLWMEQESDAVALGRLLDDHSYSRDEKHLSIDAEAPDGTELVGKIDRTNLKNGVLHETKKGRACEDSHRWQLRFYLWLLYLNGVTRFNGQPFTGQIDYPLLRRTEPVTLDAEHITELATTVSAIRSIAAQETPPPRLTKRVFCTKCAFEELCYG, from the coding sequence ATGACCACCCTTAACCCTCGCATCGGTGGGATGCTAGTAGGCTACTATCGGTTATGTCCCCGCAAAGCGTGGCTGTCGATGCGGGGGTTGTGGATGGAGCAGGAGTCGGACGCGGTGGCGCTCGGACGACTACTCGATGACCACAGCTACAGCCGCGACGAGAAGCACCTCTCCATTGACGCCGAAGCTCCTGATGGCACGGAACTGGTCGGTAAGATCGACCGGACGAACCTTAAAAACGGTGTCTTGCACGAAACCAAGAAAGGCCGCGCCTGCGAGGATTCGCACCGCTGGCAGCTACGGTTCTACCTCTGGCTACTTTATCTCAACGGAGTAACTCGTTTCAATGGACAGCCGTTTACCGGTCAAATAGATTACCCGTTGCTGCGCCGGACAGAACCTGTCACGCTGGATGCTGAACACATCACGGAACTAGCCACTACCGTGTCGGCAATCCGGTCCATAGCGGCTCAGGAAACGCCACCGCCCCGACTAACCAAGCGGGTATTCTGCACCAAATGCGCCTTCGAAGAACTCTGCTATGGATGA